TATAAGTAAATGTTGGTACAAAACCTACTAAAGCATTTATCTTACCTTGTGAAAATTTAACTACATAACCAATACATTAAACTTTTTATTGTAGTAGTACCACACAGTAGTGCATTACAGTTGTCTTTTCAAGTCGATAAGCTTATAGAAGTTGGTTGCCTTTCTTCATATTACAAATTATAGATCCTAATATAACTGCCATACATGCACTTGAATCCTTATGATTCAAGTGTCCTTGAAGATACTGAAACCATACATAGGTCAGCTTGACCGAGGCTATTCATGGGAATATGAATATCCGGCCCCTTACTCTGAAGCTGCTCATACTCCACAGGGAAGTCTCTTGGTCTATATTTTGCAGCCATTTTTAGAGATATGCATCCTGTAAATATCAGAATTCCAGCAAGTATCCAACTAAATTGCAAGTTAGCCAGCGCTCTTGCTCTCAAATCCGCCTCCCCGGAGGCACAAACAACGGCTCCAAGCATGTCATCCCCGCTACCTTCGACCAAATGCACAACACAACCAGCAGGAACAAACTGTGGAAGCCATAGCATCAACCCCATGTTCATAAACCAGCAACCTTGGAATACAACAGAATTAGACAGAACGATAGTTGCAGGGAGACTAGTTGGAAAACAAGTTGCTGCGAGTGCTGCCATGAGAGAAATGAACACTATGACTTGCAAAAGCCAATGGTAGTGCCCTTCAATCCCAACATGGTTAGCAGAGTGAAAATAAAGCAGGAAAAGTTCTTGGCCAAAAACTGAGGCTACAAGAACACCAGCAACACCTGATAAGATGTGCAATGACTGCATTAACTCAGCACAAAGGGTAAACCCTGAAAATATAGCTAGGTGGAGGAACATAGTTGCATGCTCGAAGTTGTTGAGTTTAAAGGCGAAGTGAAGAAAAGGAAAGTCAAGAATTTGCATAATAATCGCAAACACAGAGAAAGATAGGATGAAAATAAGCTCCAGGTGCTTGAATTTTGAAGGACTATTCAATGGGTACCAAAACCTTACAGTAAAGTTGGGAGGTCCTTTGAGAAAGTAGGTTCTGATAGTATTGATGCTGTGCCATAGGCCGAGAAGGGTGAGTGCCAAACCAGGCACTACGTGCCCTATCAATGTGCCCATTGCAAGCTTGTCTAAGAGATCAGGGTTGGCTCTTGTCTATCTCACTCTCTCCAGATGGAGCTTAAATACTAAAGACCCAATGCAGAAATATAGCTATATCTTACTTCCAGAGAACAGAGGAAGTAGAATATCGTAATATATTCATGGTGCATAATGCATGTGTTCCCACAAACAAAATAGTAGAAAACGACATCTGAACGTGGACAATATAATAAAAAGCCAATGcacatatcttttttttttcttttgaaaaaacCAATGCAGATATGTTGGGGGCAGAGAATAATAGTAAAAGTAACTGATAGATATACAATATGGTAAAATACCAAAAGCATTGGTGCATAATGCATGTGTTTCCACGAACAGAATTGCAGAAAAAGACGTCATGAAAGTTTGAAAAGACTAGACAATATCAAATGAGTTTTTCTGTCACGAGAAGAGTAATGGGTGAACTTTAGAATCATgaatattaattcaaattaacCCGGCACCTCAAATGGATTGGAATGTGGTTTGTTCCTACAAAAGTCCGAGATAAGTGTCTCCTAAGCACTAATGAAGCAATTGCTATAGTTTTCTGGTCTCCAAATATTATAAGATTTGGCGGAGAGCCATAGTCTCTAACTTGAATACGCTCCTAAGCGAGTTTGGAAGATCTCTgggttaaaaaataaaataaaataaaaggctgaTTCAAATTAGGACTCCAAACAGAGCTGAAGGGATCATAACAGAATTGATTATGTTTTTGTTGGGTATGTAGCTGTTAATTTAAAGATTCTTAATCAATTAGGATATTGCTAGTTGAAATGACAGAAAAGTTTATATGAATGAGACTAGGATAATTGGGTAGTATCAAGAAGTTGATAGAATTTGTAAATTTAGGATTAGTATTCCTAATGCTATTGGGACTAATTTCTTTTAGATTTTAAAAATTGGCCGAGAGAATACAAGACAAGGGCAATTACTGAGTTGGCATTGGAAGTGCGAAACCGAGAGTATCATCTTTCTTAGTGAAAAATTTGTTGGCAATTTCCAGAAAAACACATTATTTGCGTTGAATTAttatattctttatttttgtgtttagATCTAAACTAATGATGAAGTTATGTAGGCGATTCAATTGTTTTCAAAAGGTAAAAGCGAAAATCCATCCTATACTTCTCACATATACCATGCTTGGCTTTCTTTTCAATAATATCAAATAGGCCAACCTTAATGTTTTAGGAATCAAAGGCTTGGCTCTTCCATCCTCCGAGGGCCACAGGAATATCCTATTCTATGCATGTGCATGTAGTGGAGAATGAAGTGTCTCCAGTTTATAAGCGTGGAATATAAGATGTTCCCATTTGTTAAAAAAAGAGTTAACTCAACAGACCTACTATTCAACTAAATAATTACGTAATCATAATAAAGTTGTAAGATTCTAGGCATATTACCTAGCTACAAAAGCAGATGTACGAAGTGCGCTTGTGGTGTTTGAGCCAACTCCACAAGAAAAAGTGAACTTACAGCctgaaaaataaaaggaaaattaataaTGATAAGTTAATAGCCAGGTGTCAAGCTTAGTTTACTATGCAATAAATCGAAAACTAACTAAATAAACTTTTCTTCGGACATTCACACGGGAGTTAGCCAAGTAGAAACTAGAAACTAAAATACGTTTAAAACTCAGGTCATTTACAGCTTTGAACTGTTGTAAATTTATCTTAATCTACTGAAGGCCCAGAACGGATTTCCAATGTTGCTTCCTAAGCAAGCTGACTCGACCCTTACATGACAACGTTGCTTCCTCTTTCTTATGGATTAACAATTTATTAACAAGGAAAGAAAAGACCATAAAAACTGCAAACCGCATGGTATGGTAAGTTTATAACATGAAATGCATCACGTAGCAGTGATTTCTTATTTGAATTTAGCAACCTGGTAAATTTCTAGAGCAATAACTTTCTCTCTATGATATTACTCTATTTTTAGAAACTTTACAGTCCAACAAGCAACCGTTTTGTAAAACACAATAATCAAAAGAATAGACTAGACAGTAACAGCCATGGGAAGCGTTATAGAAGATCTCAGAGCTTGTTCCTCATCAACCAACTCTGAATCTTGCCAATTCTACTGCTGCAGTACTAGTATGCAGGTTTCTTAGCTGTGTGCCAAAGGGTCATCTTTAAAACATGAAACATTGAGTACAGCTAGAAGATAGCTTCCAAAGAAGTCCTTTCTCTATATTAAGAACAGAAAATGAGGGGATACAAGTCATCGTGATGCACTACCATCTACGAAGTTGCCATCCTTCCCTATGGCCTCGATTAGGGAGTAATAGGTGTTGTCATCAGGTTTGATCCCCTTGTTTGTCATTTCCTTAAGGAGTTCTTCAGCTAGAACACCTTCCTGGTTTTTGCAAAGGCCTTGTATAAGGGCATTATATGTGAGAAGAGTAGGATTGAAACCTTTACTCAACATTTCATCCCGTACTTTAAAAGCATCTTTCATATCACCTCTCTTACTATAACCACTAATAAGGGTATTATAACTAATGAAATCAGGCTTAATCCCTCTTCCCTTCATCTCATTCACAAGTTCACGAGCTTCTTCAACTTTTCCCTGTCTGCAACGCCCTTGCATGAGAGTATTGTACGTCACTTCATCAGGAGGAATCTGCATTTTATCCATCTCCTTCAAAAGCGTGAAAGCACGGTCCATTTTGCCATTAGCACAGTGACCATCAATCAAGGCATTGAACAGCACAAGATCAGGCAAAACACCATTACTCAGCATCTTTTTAAACAAGTCATCTGCCTCCTTCATTCTTTTCCGTTTGCTCAAAACATAAATAAGTGATGTGTATGTCACCCTTGTAGGCTCAATCCCCTTACTCAACATCTCATCTAGAAGACTAAAAGCCTTATTCGCATTCCCACATTTGCAACTTCCGTTAATTAAGATATTATATGTAATGGCATCAGGAACTAGCCCTTTTTCCCTCACTTCTTTAATCAGGTCATCAGCTTCTGTAATCTTACCATCTATAAACAAAGCATGAATCAACAAATTGTAAGTAGACACAGTTGGTTTTATACCCTTATTCACCATTTCATCCCTATAACTGAAAGCCTTCTCCAAATCACCTTTATTGCAGTAACCATCAATCAAGGTGTTATAAGTCACAGCAGTAGGTACCAACCCAATTTCCATCATTTTATCAAAAAGCCCAGATGCTTCTTCCAGTCTTCTTTCCTTGCACAAGCCACTGATCAGTGAACCATAAGTATACGAATCCGGCATAATACCTTTACCTTTCATTGCATTCAAGATCAAACGACCTCCTTCAACTCTCCTTCTTGAACAATACCCATGAATTAAAGTATTGTATGTaacaacattgggattaatccccaaATTCTCCATAAACCCAATGAGCTCCTTTGCTTTCTTCAACTTTCCTTCTTTACATAACACATTAATCATTATGTTAAACGTATAAACACTTGACTTGATCTTCAACCTAAACATCTCCGCATATATAACCCATGCCATCTCTAGCATATTCAATTTCAATAACAAACTTAAGATACTATTACAAGTCTCAGTCTTAGGAATAACACCCCTTTCCTTCATAAAGTAAAAGCATTCAAAAGCCTCTTTAGCCCTCTTCATTTCACAACAAGCCCTTATCAACAAATCAAAAACATTGGTACTTTCTATACTCAACTGCTCTCGCGCATGTCCCACCTCGTCGAAAATCTCCTTGGTTGTTGCAATGCCGCCATTAACAACTTGCTTTATAATATGTAAAGCGAATTTCGGGGAAGGAATTCGGGCAAGAATCGCGATGGCAAGGCAAAGATTTTTGACATCGAGGGTATTAAGCTCAACATGATTAACGAACTGAATAACAAGTTCTGGGGTTTGATGGAGACTGAAGAGGGTATCAGAGGTTAAAGAGGGAGAGAGTTTTGGTGAAAGGTGTTTGATTAAATGCCACTGAGAAGAGTGGATTAAGTTCAGGAGAGAATGGTGGGTTAGTGTCTGAGGAATTGAAGGGTTGCTTGGAGCCACGGATTGGGTTAGAAGAGTGGTATTTGAGTGAGGAACTGAAGAGAAAAGTGCATAATTGTCAGATTGGTCCGTGAAGATGATGGGTTTGAGTGTGTAGTGTTTGAGTATTCGAGAGTTGAGCACTCTGTGGGGTTTCATTGTGAACAGAGTAAAAGGGATTTGTGTAAACTACTCCACAGCGCCGAGCAGGGGTAGAGAAAATAACCGATGTAGCCTATTTGTTTTTGTAAACTATAATAAGGGAACAAATAACAATTTTCCGTCCGTGCTTATTGACTTTTGCCCTGCGGAAAACAAAAATATGGAAATCATTTTCTATTTTGTTGATTTATTTTAAGCAGTTTATTATAGGGAAATTACCCAAATACGGTAAGTTccattttcttttcatttttacgtaagtttttattttgtttcaattttatatgtgtattttttcaattttacgttaatctgttttttttttaattttattaatacaATTTATACGGTGAAACCTCTATCTCACTTTCTTCCCTCTCTCCTAGGAcgcccacttttttccctttctCCCAACATGTTTGGTTCAAAGGCcaataaattaatttgtttataaatatgtaAGTATTAAGGATATGGTCTTTATgtgtttgttttcttttcttttctctcgtGTGTCATGTGTGTCTTTTGTACTACGTATTCGTGTAAAACTGAACAATGGTACTTATAAATGACATATATATACTTACTTCTGTGCATTTCATTCAATGCATCATTATATTGACAAGACGGAAGAGTCTATATCTACCCTAAATTTATATATGTCATCCAAATACTTCCTACTCCATCCAACTATCATTTGACTAAATAAACCTTTAAATTGTCAAGTCATCCAAAGAATGAAAGAAACAAACCTCCTTTGTCacattttattttttgatttatAACAAGCTAAAATAATCCTATTTGTACTAGAATCTAGCTAGAATATCATATGTAGTCACGTGTTATATTTATTGATTCTAATTATGATCTCAAGTTATCagcttaatttattttatatatgttcATATAGTTTTTATACTAGAACAAAAGCATGTTGCCCTTATGTAAATAAAGATAAAAGTCATTTTCTTTGTAGCCAACTATAACATGATGATTGTGACTCTTTGGACTTCACTACAAGAATGAAAACACATACATTCATTCATCTCAGCCATGCTCCAATAACCAATATGTCATATACTTATATAAACGTTATAAACAAAGTAAATGATAAATTAGAATTATATACACCACAAAAAAAATACTTTATTGCGGTAAAAAACCACCGAGATACGGATATCTTGGTGGGCCAATTCTAAACCGCAAATTGTGGTGCGGTGTAGTCAGTTTGTGCAGTGTATGcagttttatgaacacccctaccACTAATATgtccttttttatatatatatatatataaaatttctaCCGTGGTAGGGTATGTTTTGTACCCATAGCCGATAaagaattcttttttttttttaactggaGTTATTTTTGGATGGAAATGCCATTTTGAAATTAGTTTagctttattataaaaataccaATTCTTAGGCCATGAAGCATTTCCATGTaaatggctagtccaagtgcaatcCACTGCAACTGCTAATGTGAGTTATACATATGAATTAcaaatgcaaccacatgcaacctaaagcaacccatggctagtccaagtgcaacccactgcaactgctaatgtgagttatacatatgaattacgaatgcaaccacatgcaacctaaagcaactcatggctagtccaagtgcaacccactgcaactcctaatgtgagttatacatatgaattacgaatacaaccacatgcaacctaaagcaacccatGGCTAGTCCaaatgcaacccactgcaactcctaatgtgagttatatatatgaattatgaatgcaaccacatgcaacctaaagcaacccatggctagtccaagtgcatcCCACTGCAATTCCTAATGTGAGTTAttcatatgaattacgaatgcaattacatacaacctaaagcaacacatgactagtccaagtgcaacccactgcaactcctaatgtgagttatacatttgaattacgaatgcaaccacatgcaacctcaAACAacccatggctagtccaagtgcatcCACTgtaactcctaatgtgagttatcaatatgaattacgaatgaaaccacatgcaacctaaagcaacccatggctagtccaagtgcatcccactgcaactcctaatgtgagttatccatatgaattacgaatgcaaccacatgcaacctaaagcaacacatgactagtccaagtgcaacccactgcaactcctaatgtgagttatacatTTGAATtatgaatgcaaccacatgcaacctcaAACAACtcactgcaacctcaaatgcaactcCATGCAATCTAAAGCAACCCAATGCAACACAAAGCAACTTTTAAAAAAAACTCTTTGCAAATTTCATCACTATGCAACTCATGCAACCTGAAGCAACCTCAAATGAAAGTccaatgcaacctaaagcaaccaaCTGCAATCTCAAATGCAAGCCAATGCAACCCAATGCAATTTTAAAAACTCATTTGAAAATTTCATCTTTATGCAACTCATGCAACCAAAAGTAACATCAAATGTAGGCTCAATACAACCTAAATCAACCCATTGCAATCTCAAATGCAAGCCCATGCAATCTAGTGcaactttaaaaactcatttgCAAATTTCATCTTTATGTAACAAATGCAAACTTAATGCAACGTAAAACAACTTACTGCAATCTCAAATGTAAGTTCAATGCAATCTAAAGTAACTCACAACAATATAAAATGTAAGCTCATGCAACTTAATAACTTATATGTTAATTTCATCCTTATTTAACTTATGCAACCTAACTCACTGTCTATATACATATAATGCACGTATATAATATATGTTGTAGTGAGATAGACATGCATCCTTATTGTTGTCACCATTTTAGCTTTAATTTGCCATCTTTCCATGTGCATCACAGCCAGCCAATTCCTTTCATTGAGCCATTCAAGCTAATCGATGCACTAAATATAATacaaaagaaaaaacaagaaatgGAAAGAGTCGATGCATGCATGTGTACAAGAAATGTGATGAGAATATATTTGTTCATAAAAGTCAAAGTGGAGAGTCAACAACACTAGGCAGCTAGGCTATAGGAAACAAAGCTAAGAAAATGAGAAGGAGAAGCAAGAAAACCAAAATGAAAAGAGCATCAACGGCAGAAGTGCCAGCGACGCCGAAAAGATAAGCGGGAGCACCAAAAATGACTTCCTTATCAATTTCCTCCATCAAAATCGATGGCAACCCAATAATATATTAAGTTTCACAACCACAACCCAcctaacttttcttcttcttcattcataTCCCATATGGGTCTGGCTCTAACCAGAATAAATGACAACAATAGTTAGTAGAGGAGATAccgtatatttgaaaaaaatacttaagattatatattaatgaaatatacTTTTAGAAATCGTATAAATGAATAAAATGTTTTCaatatatgtattaataaaaaaatccctTTATTATATGTGAcatacataaatatggtaaaacagtttatttaactaattaaatttaGTCAAAATTAAGTTTATTAATATTAAACATCCGAAAATTAGttctaaaaatacaaatatatattttttaaatgtgtcATTCTTTTATTACTATGTATATAAGTATTCCGTAAAATTATACTAAATTAGTGCAGCATCAATATTAtgaacaaattatttaaaaataaataaatgaaatgtaATATAAAGAGTATATTGAAAATAATTGTTACATTTTAGGGAGAATTTTTTAAATTCCTATAAAGAACATAGGTTTCTGGAAAATTTACTATTTACCTTATATTAGGATGAGAAATTTTTATATATCTTACATAAAATTTGTTGAGTTTAACATAATCTTTGATCTGAAAAGTTAACTAAAcagattttttctaaaaaaacttttcacaaaataataaaatttaaaaatgaaaaaattaacTTAAATAGAGTCAAGTATTAcgtatgaatttttttaaaaaaagttacaacttttcacaaaataaatatttaatttgaaaaattaacttaAACAAATTTTCACTAATAGTGGCAACTTAATCTGAAAACTAAGCACTTATTAAAGCCTAAAATAACACAACCAGTCACACAGTACAAATAAGCCATCCCAAAATTTGGCCAAAATGCTTCTACGCTCATCACCATTTCTGCATCTTCACACTCCAACTCCTCCAGCGTCCATAACATCCCATCCTTATCTTCATATGTTGTCTCTGTTAAGAAAATGGATGCAACAGAAGCAGGGTAAAATAGGAATTATGCAGTAGCCTTCAACCTCCTGTACCCCTTATTGTTGGAAATGATTAGAGGATCTTTTCTGTTAGAATATTAGCCGTTACAATTGTACCGTATTTATTGTTTTCTGTGCCAATGATAGGCTGGCAGGGCACACGTGTCCTGTCCTTGAATATTCTTGTAACCAGCCcctgttatatataaataaaaacttaTACCTCAGCAAGATTCAGCTGAGCATTTCTCTTATTTCTGCATTTTTCTGCATTTCTTCTATAATTTTCTGTCTCTTCAACGACGTCGTTTATTTTCCTCCAAACCAATACCTATCCTCTTTCACGCGCTTCCTCTTATCTCTACTCTGCTTATTCATCATCTCCTTTGCCTTCACTCCTCTCTCCCTCTTTCTCAAATTCAATACATTGCATGAAAATTGATGAACAATGATGTTTTTAATGGTGATATGAATAGTTAAGGGATAGTGGAATCAATGGCTCCTTATACTTATTTGCTAGCAAAACAGCTTCTTTGTCACTTATGGAGGACAATTATGGTATTCAAGGTTTGGTCTCTACTTCCAATTATGTATATTTCGTTCATGGAGATTGATTTAATTTCAGTGAATAAAGTGATTTGATATGGTTATTTACATTTTGTAACAGGGCACGATGTGAAGTTTAAGCTTCAGGAAGATAGCCACGGTCTCCCTCAAAATGTAAGAAAAATACACTGGTAATCTGTTCACTAAAATATGACAcctctaaatttttttttggcATAATCTGTAGCTTCTTgataagtttaatttttttttgaacatTGATGTTTTTAGGCTAAAAAAATTTCTAATATTAAGGACTACAGAGCTTTGAAGGTGCTGCCGCCTGGCTTAGATGCAAAAGTCTTGCTTAAGTGTCAATTAGCAGTTGCTGCTTTTGATGGTAAGCAAGCATGTTTTGCTGTTCTTGTGtctttttattgatttattaGTATATATTGAACATATGCTGTTAGAATAAATAAATACTCTGCATTCCCCTcgttaacttaaaattttgaatcCTATGGTTAAAATTTTATGGACTTGAAAAACAAAAGATTTTTGGTTCTGTGTGGAAAAGGTTAGGCTATTGACCCTTTTATTTTttggaaatctacaaaaatacactaaaagttaaaagaaatttgaaaagtacggtgcattacaaaaatacggaatatTTGGATAAAAACACATAATGACAAaagtgtaaatacggagtggcaaaatcataaataaatgatgtaaaatataattttttgtgatcaacgtttacaaactagtaaatatctgttacatgtttgtaaataatatttacaaaatcagttatagaattgtagactttttttttaaataaaacttagAAACAATttcgtaactaattttttttatttttgtaacaatggtTTACAAATTttgttttacaactaagaaatatatttttgtaactaacatttacgaaaatattttatagttaataagctataaacaaaatatacataaaaatattatatttttccatattgttacaatattgtaccaaaaattaCATGAAACATCATATTTATgttatacaatttaaaaatataaatttaagatattcattatttataaaatattttattgaatataatggtgaaatacaatattttttttaaacaagttttatatgtttgtaacaacaatttacaaaactaatttcacaactaaaaagtttattttgtaactcacatttaaataaatatttataaatttatttaacatgattattacaaagatttacaaaactaattttttaactttaaatatatttttgtaacaaaacttgaaagTTGGATTAAATTATGATTTTGATTTAACATTGAGCGTTGAGATTCGAATAactatgatttaaaaaaatatatatatataatatttttataaagaataataatattgtgattatctttaagtgtatattgtaacatatagttattaatattaattttaattaacaacatattgtaacttgtataaatatttatttattttttaagtaattgtataaatattaattttcatattaataaatacatttattttaaataaaaataaattaatttactttattttattttattgaaggtagtaactataattattattacttttattattaaaacAAAGGTAAAAAAATGGTTGGGAAAACCCATATGTCtgaattcaaaataaaaataaaaaacaaacaa
The genomic region above belongs to Humulus lupulus chromosome 1, drHumLupu1.1, whole genome shotgun sequence and contains:
- the LOC133798198 gene encoding pentatricopeptide repeat-containing protein At2g15630, mitochondrial isoform X1, with protein sequence MKPHRVLNSRILKHYTLKPIIFTDQSDNYALFSSVPHSNTTLLTQSVAPSNPSIPQTLTHHSLLNLIHSSQWHLIKHLSPKLSPSLTSDTLFSLHQTPELVIQFVNHVELNTLDVKNLCLAIAILARIPSPKFALHIIKQVVNGGIATTKEIFDEVGHAREQLSIESTNVFDLLIRACCEMKRAKEAFECFYFMKERGVIPKTETCNSILSLLLKLNMLEMAWVIYAEMFRLKIKSSVYTFNIMINVLCKEGKLKKAKELIGFMENLGINPNVVTYNTLIHGYCSRRRVEGGRLILNAMKGKGIMPDSYTYGSLISGLCKERRLEEASGLFDKMMEIGLVPTAVTYNTLIDGYCNKGDLEKAFSYRDEMVNKGIKPTVSTYNLLIHALFIDGKITEADDLIKEVREKGLVPDAITYNILINGSCKCGNANKAFSLLDEMLSKGIEPTRVTYTSLIYVLSKRKRMKEADDLFKKMLSNGVLPDLVLFNALIDGHCANGKMDRAFTLLKEMDKMQIPPDEVTYNTLMQGRCRQGKVEEARELVNEMKGRGIKPDFISYNTLISGYSKRGDMKDAFKVRDEMLSKGFNPTLLTYNALIQGLCKNQEGVLAEELLKEMTNKGIKPDDNTYYSLIEAIGKDGNFVDGCKFTFSCGVGSNTTSALRTSAFVASLFLLVVLCIWSKVAGMTCLEPLFVPPGRRI
- the LOC133798198 gene encoding pentatricopeptide repeat-containing protein At2g15630, mitochondrial isoform X2, encoding MKPHRVLNSRILKHYTLKPIIFTDQSDNYALFSSVPHSNTTLLTQSVAPSNPSIPQTLTHHSLLNLIHSSQWHLIKHLSPKLSPSLTSDTLFSLHQTPELVIQFVNHVELNTLDVKNLCLAIAILARIPSPKFALHIIKQVVNGGIATTKEIFDEVGHAREQLSIESTNVFDLLIRACCEMKRAKEAFECFYFMKERGVIPKTETCNSILSLLLKLNMLEMAWVIYAEMFRLKIKSSVYTFNIMINVLCKEGKLKKAKELIGFMENLGINPNVVTYNTLIHGYCSRRRVEGGRLILNAMKGKGIMPDSYTYGSLISGLCKERRLEEASGLFDKMMEIGLVPTAVTYNTLIDGYCNKGDLEKAFSYRDEMVNKGIKPTVSTYNLLIHALFIDGKITEADDLIKEVREKGLVPDAITYNILINGSCKCGNANKAFSLLDEMLSKGIEPTRVTYTSLIYVLSKRKRMKEADDLFKKMLSNGVLPDLVLFNALIDGHCANGKMDRAFTLLKEMDKMQIPPDEVTYNTLMQGRCRQGKVEEARELVNEMKGRGIKPDFISYNTLISGYSKRGDMKDAFKVRDEMLSKGFNPTLLTYNALIQGLCKNQEGVLAEELLKEMTNKGIKPDDNTYYSLIEAIGKDGNFVDGCKFTFSCGVGSNTTSALRTSAFVARLLVYEHGVDAMASTVCSCWLCCAFGRR